In one window of Bradyrhizobium sp. AZCC 1721 DNA:
- a CDS encoding ABC transporter substrate-binding protein, which produces MFHIMRWKRPTIATALSVLALSAALTSLGPTSQAAAASKKTITAVMHSDLRVIDPGFTTAYITRDHGYMVYDTLLATDSNFKVQPQMADWKVSDDKLTYTFTLRDGLKWHDGTPVTAEDCVASLKRWGKNDNMGQKLMDFTASIEPIDAKSFALKLKEPYGLVLESIGKPSSYTPFMMPKRLAETPAGQQIKEQVGSGPFKFVQAEFQPGVKAVYEKNADYVPRKEPPSWTAGGKVVKVDRVEWITMPDAQTAVNALQSGDIDFMENLPFDLLPVLEANKELKVDVLNKFGFQTLGRMNFLYPPFDNVKVRRAAFLAMKQKDVLDALVGNPKYQKICGALFVCNTPLETDVGAETLVKGNGMAEAKKLLAESGYDGTPVVIMAPGDVVTLKAQPIVAAQLLREAGFKVDVQATDWQTVVTRRASQKPPKEGGWNMFFTNWVAADVSNPVVNASVGGRGKNGGWFGWAEDAKIEELRDKFARSASPDEQKKIAAEIQEQAYEQVIYIPLGQYLIASGWRKSLNGVLDGPATPVFWNIDKSE; this is translated from the coding sequence ATGTTCCACATCATGCGTTGGAAACGTCCCACGATAGCGACTGCTTTGTCGGTGCTTGCGCTGTCGGCGGCGCTGACGTCGCTAGGCCCGACCTCGCAGGCCGCTGCCGCCAGCAAGAAGACCATCACCGCCGTGATGCATTCGGACCTGCGCGTCATCGATCCCGGCTTCACCACCGCCTACATCACGCGCGATCATGGCTACATGGTCTACGACACGCTGCTGGCGACCGATTCCAATTTCAAGGTCCAGCCGCAGATGGCGGACTGGAAAGTCTCAGACGACAAGCTGACTTACACCTTCACCTTGCGCGACGGCCTGAAGTGGCATGACGGCACGCCGGTGACGGCGGAGGATTGCGTCGCCTCGCTGAAGCGCTGGGGCAAGAACGACAATATGGGCCAGAAGCTGATGGACTTTACCGCCAGCATCGAGCCGATCGACGCCAAGAGCTTTGCGCTGAAACTAAAGGAGCCCTACGGCCTGGTGCTGGAATCGATCGGCAAGCCGTCGTCCTACACGCCGTTCATGATGCCGAAGCGGCTCGCGGAAACGCCCGCCGGCCAGCAGATCAAGGAGCAGGTGGGATCCGGTCCCTTCAAGTTCGTGCAAGCTGAATTCCAGCCGGGCGTGAAGGCGGTCTATGAAAAGAACGCCGACTATGTGCCGCGCAAGGAGCCGCCGAGCTGGACCGCAGGCGGTAAGGTGGTGAAGGTCGATCGCGTCGAATGGATCACGATGCCGGATGCGCAGACCGCGGTGAACGCGCTGCAGTCGGGCGATATCGACTTCATGGAAAATCTGCCGTTCGACTTGCTGCCGGTGCTGGAGGCGAACAAGGAACTCAAGGTCGACGTCCTCAACAAGTTCGGTTTCCAGACGCTGGGGCGGATGAACTTCCTCTATCCGCCATTTGATAACGTTAAGGTTCGCCGAGCCGCCTTCCTGGCGATGAAGCAGAAGGACGTGCTCGATGCCCTGGTCGGCAATCCCAAGTACCAAAAGATCTGTGGCGCGCTCTTTGTGTGCAACACGCCGCTGGAGACTGATGTCGGCGCCGAGACCTTGGTGAAGGGCAACGGCATGGCGGAGGCGAAGAAGCTGCTCGCCGAGTCCGGTTATGATGGCACGCCTGTCGTGATCATGGCTCCCGGCGATGTCGTGACGCTGAAGGCGCAGCCGATCGTCGCGGCGCAGTTGCTACGTGAAGCCGGATTCAAGGTCGATGTGCAGGCCACCGACTGGCAGACCGTGGTGACCCGCCGCGCCAGCCAGAAGCCGCCGAAGGAAGGTGGCTGGAACATGTTCTTCACCAACTGGGTCGCCGCCGATGTCTCCAATCCCGTGGTCAATGCTTCGGTCGGCGGCCGCGGCAAGAATGGCGGCTGGTTCGGTTGGGCCGAAGACGCCAAGATCGAAGAGCTCCGCGACAAGTTTGCGCGCTCCGCCTCTCCGGACGAGCAGAAGAAGATCGCTGCGGAAATCCAGGAGCAGGCCTATGAGCAGGTGATCTATATCCCGCTCGGCCAGTATCTGATCGCGAGCGGCTGGCGCAAATCGCTCAACGGTGTGCTCGACGGCCCGGCGACGCCGGTCTTCTGGAATATTGACAAGAGCGAGTAG
- a CDS encoding M20/M25/M40 family metallo-hydrolase, with translation MNPANLPFDSEAMLQGLRGWVECESPTWDKAAVERMLDLAARDMAIMGATIERIAGRQGFAGCVRARFPHPKQGEPGILIAGHLDTVHPVGTIEKLRWRREGNKCFGPGIFDMKGGNYLSLEAIRQLARAAFTTPLPITVLFTPDEEVGTPSTRDIIEAEAARNKYVLVPEPGRPNNGVVTGRYAIARFNLEAVGKPSHAGATLSSGRSAIREMARQIIAIDGMTTEDCTFSVGIVHGGQWVNCVATTCTGEALSMAKRQADLDRGVERMLALSGTSNDVTFTVTRGVTRPVWEPDAGTMALYEKARGIAAQLGLELPHGSAGGGSDGNFTGAMGIPTLDGLGVRGADAHTLNEHIEVDSLAERGRLMAGLLATLE, from the coding sequence ATGAACCCAGCCAATCTTCCCTTTGATTCCGAGGCCATGCTGCAGGGGTTGCGCGGCTGGGTGGAGTGCGAAAGCCCGACCTGGGACAAGGCTGCGGTGGAACGCATGCTCGACCTCGCCGCGCGCGACATGGCCATTATGGGTGCGACCATCGAGCGCATCGCCGGCCGCCAGGGATTTGCCGGCTGTGTCCGCGCCCGCTTTCCGCATCCGAAGCAAGGCGAGCCCGGCATCCTGATCGCCGGCCACTTGGATACCGTCCATCCCGTCGGCACCATCGAAAAGCTGCGATGGCGGCGCGAAGGCAACAAATGCTTCGGTCCCGGCATCTTCGACATGAAGGGCGGCAATTACCTCTCGCTGGAAGCGATCCGGCAACTGGCCCGCGCCGCGTTCACGACGCCGCTGCCGATTACGGTGCTGTTCACCCCCGACGAGGAAGTCGGTACGCCCTCGACCCGCGACATCATCGAGGCAGAAGCCGCGCGCAACAAATACGTGCTGGTGCCGGAGCCCGGACGGCCCAACAATGGCGTCGTCACCGGACGCTATGCGATTGCGCGCTTCAATCTGGAGGCCGTCGGCAAGCCGAGCCATGCCGGCGCCACGCTTTCTTCCGGCCGTTCCGCGATCCGCGAAATGGCACGCCAGATTATCGCGATCGACGGCATGACGACCGAAGATTGTACGTTCTCGGTCGGCATCGTGCATGGCGGCCAGTGGGTCAATTGCGTCGCCACCACCTGCACCGGCGAAGCGCTGAGCATGGCCAAGCGCCAGGCCGATCTCGACCGCGGCGTCGAGCGCATGCTGGCGCTGTCAGGCACCAGCAACGACGTCACGTTCACGGTAACCCGCGGCGTCACCCGCCCGGTGTGGGAACCAGATGCCGGCACCATGGCGTTATACGAAAAGGCGCGCGGGATTGCCGCGCAGCTGGGCCTCGAACTGCCCCATGGCAGCGCCGGTGGCGGATCCGACGGCAACTTTACCGGCGCCATGGGCATCCCGACGCTGGACGGGCTAGGCGTCCGCGGCGCCGATGCGCATACGCTGAACGAGCATATCGAGGTCGACAGCCTCGCCGAACGCGGCCGCCTGATGGCGGGATTGCTGGCGACGCTGGAGTGA
- a CDS encoding ABC transporter permease: MLGYLLRRILAAIPVMGVVALFVFLLLRLTPGDPAAILAGDNATPEQLERIRTSLGLNEPLYTQFFTWIGKLLQGDLGVSLISNVPVLKMISQRVEPSISIALSTIILAIVVAVPLGVIAAWKHGTWIDRFVMGLSVVGFSVPVFVIGYVLIQIFAIDLRWVPVQGFRSITAGFGPFFERIILPTCTLSFIYVALIARMTRAAMLDVLGEDYVRTARAKGISETGVLLRHALRNAAVPVITVIGTGFALLISGVVVTESVFNLPGIGRLTVDAVLARDYPVIQAMILLTSLIYVTVNLLIDVAYTLLDPRIRY; the protein is encoded by the coding sequence ATGCTCGGATATCTGCTTCGTCGCATTCTCGCCGCCATTCCCGTCATGGGCGTGGTGGCGCTGTTTGTGTTTCTTCTGCTGCGGCTGACGCCCGGCGATCCCGCCGCGATTCTCGCCGGCGACAATGCAACGCCCGAACAGCTCGAGCGCATCCGCACGTCGCTCGGCCTCAACGAGCCGCTCTACACCCAATTCTTCACCTGGATCGGCAAGCTGCTGCAAGGCGACCTCGGCGTCTCCTTGATCTCGAACGTGCCCGTCTTGAAGATGATCAGTCAGCGCGTCGAGCCGTCGATCTCGATTGCCCTTTCCACGATCATTCTGGCTATTGTCGTTGCGGTGCCGCTCGGCGTGATTGCGGCGTGGAAGCACGGCACCTGGATCGATCGCTTCGTAATGGGATTGTCGGTGGTCGGCTTCTCCGTTCCGGTATTCGTGATCGGCTACGTCCTGATCCAGATCTTTGCGATCGACCTGCGCTGGGTGCCGGTGCAGGGTTTCCGCAGCATCACGGCCGGCTTCGGTCCGTTCTTCGAGCGCATCATCCTGCCGACCTGCACGCTATCCTTTATCTATGTCGCGCTGATCGCGCGCATGACGCGGGCCGCAATGCTCGATGTGCTCGGCGAGGATTACGTCCGTACCGCGCGCGCCAAAGGCATCAGCGAGACCGGCGTGCTGCTGCGCCATGCCCTGCGCAACGCCGCCGTGCCCGTCATCACCGTGATAGGTACGGGATTCGCGCTGCTGATTTCCGGCGTCGTGGTCACCGAGAGCGTGTTCAACCTGCCCGGCATCGGCCGCCTCACGGTCGATGCGGTGCTGGCGCGCGATTATCCCGTCATCCAGGCGATGATCCTGCTGACGTCGCTGATCTATGTCACCGTCAATCTCCTGATCGACGTCGCCTACACCCTGCTTGATCCCAGAATTCGTTATTGA
- a CDS encoding ABC transporter permease: protein MAIETLPGPSIPVTTPFRPRLGFLTATPIIATATVCLALVIAMAIAAPLLAPHDPQLLAPAQRLKPSSAQFLLGTDAYGRDVLSRIIYGGRISLLIGLGAAVFSIGIGLVIGLVSGFFKWVDAVMMRVMDGLMAIPSILLAIAVVSLSGASLMTVLVAITIPEIPRVARLVRSVVLSAREEPYVEAAISVGTSLPKIMWRHLMPNTIAPLIVQGTYVCASAILTEAILSFLGAGISPETPTWGNIMAEGRAYFQVKPSLIFWPGLLLSIAILSVNLIGDAARDALDPRMKQREAGK, encoded by the coding sequence ATGGCGATCGAAACCCTTCCCGGACCGTCAATCCCTGTCACCACGCCGTTCCGGCCGCGACTTGGATTCCTCACGGCGACGCCGATCATCGCGACCGCGACCGTCTGCCTCGCACTCGTCATCGCGATGGCGATCGCAGCCCCCCTGCTCGCGCCCCACGATCCGCAATTGCTGGCGCCGGCACAGCGGCTGAAACCATCAAGCGCGCAGTTCCTGCTCGGCACCGACGCGTACGGCCGCGACGTGCTCTCGCGCATCATCTATGGCGGGCGGATTTCGCTCCTGATCGGCCTGGGTGCTGCGGTCTTCTCGATCGGCATCGGCCTCGTGATCGGCCTCGTCTCCGGCTTCTTCAAATGGGTCGACGCCGTGATGATGCGGGTGATGGACGGCTTGATGGCGATCCCTTCCATCCTGCTCGCGATTGCCGTGGTGTCGCTGTCGGGCGCCAGCCTGATGACCGTGCTGGTCGCGATCACGATTCCCGAAATTCCGCGCGTGGCGCGGCTGGTGCGCTCGGTCGTGCTGTCGGCGCGCGAAGAGCCTTATGTGGAGGCCGCGATCTCGGTCGGCACCAGCCTGCCCAAGATCATGTGGCGGCATTTGATGCCGAACACCATTGCACCGCTGATCGTGCAAGGCACCTACGTCTGCGCCTCCGCCATTCTCACCGAGGCGATCCTGTCGTTCCTCGGCGCCGGCATCAGCCCGGAAACGCCGACCTGGGGCAACATCATGGCCGAGGGCCGCGCCTACTTCCAGGTCAAGCCGTCGCTGATCTTCTGGCCGGGGCTATTGCTGTCGATCGCGATCCTCAGCGTCAACCTGATCGGCGACGCCGCCCGCGACGCGCTCGATCCGCGCATGAAACAACGGGAGGCGGGGAAGTGA
- a CDS encoding ABC transporter ATP-binding protein, protein MTNIILDIDNLVVGLGKNPSGQRIIDGVSLQVHEGETLCVVGESGSGKSVTSLTVMGLLQKGALVPSGGSVKLVGEELLTATDKRLRQLRATRMAMIFQEPMTALNPVVPVGRQIDEVLRAHTDLDARARRQKILAMMEHVRLPDVERIFASYPHRLSGGQRQRIMIAMALVLEPKLLIADEPTTALDVTTQKQILTLIRDLQRDHGTAVLFITHDMGVVAEIADRVAVMRYGRLVETGTLDSILRTPTMEYTRNLLSSVPSLVPRAPRVETDEPVVLEANELGKVYRERSFLGKAREVAAAKDVTLTLRKGRTLGIVGESGSGKSTVARCIVRLIDPTSGGVRLAGREISELSRRLLQPHRKKIQIIFQDPYRSLNPRVTVGETIAEGPINYGMPRAEALAKARDLLELVDLPADAVSRYPHQFSGGQRQRIAIARALALDPDVLVADEAVSALDVSVQAQVLELLDEIQKRLGIALLFITHDLRVAAQICDDVAVMQHGRIVEQGPAAQVLTHPQQAYTRALLDAAPGRGWDFANFRPVEVAAE, encoded by the coding sequence ATGACCAACATCATCCTCGATATCGACAACCTTGTCGTCGGCCTCGGCAAAAATCCTTCCGGCCAGCGCATCATTGACGGCGTCTCGCTGCAGGTGCACGAAGGCGAAACCCTCTGCGTTGTCGGCGAAAGCGGCTCCGGCAAATCGGTGACGTCGCTGACCGTGATGGGGCTGTTGCAGAAAGGCGCGCTGGTGCCCTCCGGCGGCAGCGTCAAGCTGGTCGGCGAGGAACTGCTCACCGCCACCGACAAGCGCCTGCGACAGTTGCGCGCCACGAGGATGGCGATGATCTTTCAGGAACCGATGACGGCGCTCAATCCGGTGGTGCCGGTCGGCCGCCAGATCGACGAAGTCTTGCGCGCCCACACCGATCTCGACGCCCGCGCCCGCCGCCAGAAGATTTTGGCAATGATGGAGCATGTCCGGTTGCCCGACGTGGAGCGCATCTTTGCCTCCTACCCGCACCGGCTGTCGGGCGGACAGCGCCAGCGCATCATGATCGCGATGGCGCTGGTACTGGAACCGAAACTTCTGATCGCGGATGAGCCGACGACGGCGCTCGATGTCACCACGCAGAAGCAGATCCTCACCCTCATCCGCGACCTGCAGCGCGATCACGGCACCGCCGTGCTGTTCATCACCCATGACATGGGCGTGGTCGCCGAGATCGCTGATCGCGTCGCGGTGATGCGCTACGGCCGGCTCGTCGAGACTGGCACGCTCGACAGCATTTTGCGCACGCCGACCATGGAGTACACCCGCAACCTGCTCTCCTCGGTGCCGAGCCTGGTGCCGCGGGCGCCCCGCGTGGAGACCGACGAACCGGTGGTGCTGGAAGCCAATGAGCTGGGCAAGGTCTATCGCGAGCGTTCCTTCCTCGGAAAGGCGCGCGAAGTCGCCGCCGCCAAGGACGTCACCCTCACTTTGCGCAAGGGCCGCACGCTCGGCATCGTCGGCGAAAGCGGCTCCGGGAAGTCGACGGTGGCGCGCTGCATCGTCCGCCTGATCGATCCGACTTCCGGCGGCGTGCGGCTCGCGGGCCGCGAAATCTCCGAGCTGTCGCGCCGGCTCTTGCAGCCGCACCGCAAGAAGATCCAGATCATCTTCCAGGACCCCTACCGCTCGCTCAATCCGCGCGTGACCGTCGGCGAAACCATTGCCGAGGGTCCGATCAATTACGGCATGCCGCGTGCGGAAGCGCTGGCAAAGGCGCGCGATCTGCTCGAACTGGTCGATCTGCCGGCCGATGCAGTGTCGCGCTACCCGCATCAGTTCTCCGGCGGACAGCGTCAGCGCATCGCGATTGCGCGCGCGCTCGCGCTCGACCCCGACGTGCTGGTTGCGGACGAAGCGGTCTCGGCGCTCGACGTCTCCGTGCAGGCGCAGGTGCTCGAACTGCTCGACGAGATCCAGAAGCGGCTCGGCATTGCGTTGTTGTTCATCACCCATGATCTTCGCGTCGCGGCGCAAATCTGCGACGACGTCGCTGTGATGCAGCATGGCCGGATCGTCGAACAGGGCCCGGCCGCGCAGGTGCTGACCCACCCGCAGCAGGCCTATACCAGGGCATTGCTCGATGCCGCCCCCGGCCGCGGCTGGGATTTTGCCAATTTCCGGCCTGTGGAAGTGGCGGCGGAGTAG
- a CDS encoding M81 family metallopeptidase, giving the protein MTRIAVGGFLHETNTFAPTKATYADFVHGGGWPAMAHGPDVLKVMRKINVGLAGFVEAAEANGWELVPTISAAASPSAHVTTDAFERVMKEMVDGIAKAGPIDAVYLDLHGAMVTEQHDDGEGEILARVRKVIGPDLPLVASLDLHANVSPEMIAHADALIAYRTYPHVDMAATGRACAKHLALLLKTGQRLAKAFRQLPFLIPISWQCTNDQPTRSIYEQLAAFESDAVPTLSFAPGFPAADFPHCGPSVFAYGRTQADADAAADKIVALVESHEDDFDGRIYSPDDGVRLAIELAKTAKKPIIIADTQDNPGAGGDSDTTGMLRALVRNNASRAATGVIYDPESAKAAHAAGVGATVMLALGGKSGIPDDAPYKETFVVEKLSDGKFVAPGPYYGGRDMDMGPSACLRIGDVRVVVGSYKAQLADQAMYRYVGIEPTEQKILVNKSSVHFRADFEPIAEKLLICAAPGAMPADTAALPWTRLRPGIRLKPNGPAFVPFAPSRSKSSVTG; this is encoded by the coding sequence ATGACACGCATCGCCGTCGGCGGCTTTCTGCACGAGACCAACACTTTCGCGCCGACCAAGGCGACCTATGCTGATTTTGTTCATGGCGGCGGTTGGCCGGCGATGGCGCATGGGCCTGATGTCCTCAAGGTCATGCGCAAGATCAATGTCGGCCTTGCCGGCTTCGTCGAAGCGGCCGAGGCCAATGGCTGGGAGCTGGTCCCGACCATCTCCGCAGCCGCCAGCCCGTCGGCGCATGTCACGACCGATGCCTTCGAGCGCGTCATGAAGGAGATGGTCGACGGCATCGCCAAAGCCGGGCCGATCGATGCCGTCTATCTCGATCTGCACGGCGCCATGGTGACCGAGCAGCATGACGATGGCGAAGGTGAAATCCTCGCGCGCGTGCGCAAGGTGATCGGCCCCGATCTACCGCTGGTCGCAAGCCTCGATCTCCATGCCAACGTCTCGCCTGAGATGATCGCGCATGCCGATGCGCTGATCGCCTACCGCACCTATCCCCACGTCGATATGGCCGCCACCGGCCGCGCCTGTGCCAAACACCTCGCGCTGCTGCTGAAGACCGGGCAGCGCCTTGCAAAAGCGTTCCGGCAACTGCCATTCCTGATTCCGATCTCCTGGCAATGCACCAACGACCAGCCGACCAGGAGTATTTACGAGCAGCTCGCAGCGTTCGAAAGCGACGCGGTGCCGACGCTGTCCTTTGCACCGGGTTTCCCGGCTGCGGATTTTCCCCATTGCGGGCCGAGCGTGTTCGCCTATGGAAGGACGCAGGCCGACGCGGACGCCGCCGCCGACAAGATCGTCGCGCTCGTCGAGAGCCATGAAGACGATTTCGACGGCCGCATCTATTCGCCCGATGATGGTGTGCGCCTCGCCATCGAGCTTGCGAAAACGGCGAAGAAGCCGATCATCATCGCCGACACCCAGGACAATCCCGGCGCCGGCGGCGATTCCGACACCACCGGCATGCTGCGCGCCCTGGTGCGCAACAACGCGTCCCGCGCGGCCACCGGCGTGATCTACGATCCGGAGTCGGCCAAGGCGGCGCATGCGGCGGGCGTCGGCGCCACCGTGATGCTGGCGCTCGGCGGCAAATCGGGCATCCCGGACGATGCGCCATACAAGGAAACGTTCGTCGTCGAAAAATTGTCGGACGGAAAATTCGTGGCGCCAGGCCCCTATTACGGCGGCCGCGACATGGACATGGGCCCCTCGGCCTGCCTGCGCATCGGCGATGTCAGGGTCGTCGTCGGCTCCTACAAGGCGCAGCTCGCCGATCAAGCGATGTATCGCTATGTCGGCATCGAGCCGACCGAACAGAAAATCCTCGTCAACAAGAGTTCGGTGCATTTCCGCGCCGATTTCGAACCGATCGCCGAAAAGCTCTTGATCTGCGCCGCCCCAGGCGCGATGCCGGCGGACACCGCAGCGCTGCCCTGGACGCGGCTGCGTCCGGGCATCCGCCTCAAGCCGAACGGCCCCGCCTTT